The Desulfococcus multivorans DNA window TGCGCTACATCCTCTCTCTCGACGGGGAAGAGATCACCCGCCTCAAGATGGAAATCGGCTATCACCACCGGGGCGTGGAAAAGATCGGCGAACGACAGACATGGCATCAGTTCATCCCCTACACCGACCGGGTCGACTACCTGGCCGGCGCCGCCAACAACCTTCCCTACGTCATGGCGGTCGAGCAGCTGGCGGGCATCCGCGTACCGGATCGGGCCCAGTGCATCCGGGTGCTTCTGAGTGAGCTTTTCCGGCTGAGCAATCACCTTGTTTTCGTGGGCACCTTCGCCCATGATCTCGGCGCCATGACGCCGACGTTCTACTGTTTTCGCGAACGGGAGATGATCCTCGACATCGTCGAACTCATCACCGGCGGCAGGCTCCATCCCTCATGGTTCCGCATCGGCGGTACGGCCGCCGACCTGCCTTCGGGGTGGAAGGAGAAGGTCGACGAATTCGTGCGGATCTTCCCCGGAATGATCGATGAATACGAAGCCCTGATCACCCGGAACCCCATTATTCGCGCCAGAACCGTGGGCGTCGGGCGGATCTCCCTGGCCGACGCCAAGGACTGGGGGGTCAGCGGACCGAATCTCAGGGCCTGCGGTCTGGCATGGGACCTTCGCAAGCAGTTTCCTTATTCGGGGTACGAAAACTACGATTTCGAGGTTCCAACGGCCGTGGGCGGCGACTGCTTTGACCGTTACGTGGTGCGTATCGAAGAGATGCGCCAGAGTCTCTCCATCATTCGTCAGGCCGCGGCCAACATGCCCGAAGGCCGGTGCGTCACCGACGACTATCGGTATGTGGTTCCGAAACGGGCTGACATGTTGAAGGATATCGAAAGCCTGATTCACCATTTCGTCAACGTTACCCGGGGCCCTAAAATTCCCGGAGGCGAGGCCTACGTCTGCTGTGAAATCCCGCGGGGGGAGCAGGGGTATTACGCGGTAAGCGACGGGTTGGGGTATGCCTACCGGATGCGCATTCGAAGCCCCGGTTTCGCCAACGTACAAGTGTTGCCCATGATGGCCGAGGGGTGGTCCGTTTCGGATCTCATTGCCATCATCGGGTCGGTGGATTACATTTTACCCGACATCGACCGTTAGAATCATTCAATCAACCTTCAATCTTACGGAGTGTACAAGGACGAACGGATGCCGACCGATGCCCAGAAAGACTCTCTGGAAAGAGAAATCCAGGCCGCCGACCACCCCCGGGAACTGGCCGTGGACGTTATGGCCGCCCTCCAGGACCGGGATGGATACCTGAGCGATGCGGCCGTGATGGAGACGGCGCGTCTCCTCGGCATGGATCCCGTCGAGGTGGAGGAGTTGGCCACCTTCTACACCTTCATCTATCGCGAACCCGTGGGCCGTTACGTCATTCACGTATGCGACAGCGTCGTCTGCTGGATGGAAGGATCGGAGACGATCGGTGGGCACCTGATGGGGACGCTCGGCATCGGCATGGGCGAGACCACGCCCGACGGCCTCTTCACCCTCCTGCCGGTCTGCTGCATCGGCTATTGTGATCGCGCCCCCGCGATCCTGGTCAACAGAAAAGCTTACGGGCCCCTGACCATTGCCGATCTCGACGCACTCATCGACAGGCTCAGGAACGCGGCGGATGCCCCGGGAGGGGAAAACCCAGGAGAGGAAGAATAGACGCCATGTATCCCCAGATTCTCCTCCGGAACCGAAAGCCCGACCGGATAGCCACGCTTGCGGAATACCGTGCCGGCGGCGGCTATGAAGGGCTCGTCCGTGTGCTCCAGCAGCGATCCCCCGCCGAGGTGCGGCAGGTGCTTCTGGACGCGATCCTCCTGGGCCGCGGAGGAGCGGCCTTTCCCGCGGGCATGAAGATGATGACCGTGGCCGAGGATGCGCCTTTTCCCAGGTATCTCGTCTGCAACGCCGACGAGATGGAGCCGGGAACCTTCAAGGATCGGGTGCTCATCCATGCCGATCCGCACCAGCTTATCGAGGGGATGATCCTGGCGGCCTATGCTATTTCGGCGGAGAAGGGGATCATTTTCATCCGGCCGGAATACGAGAGCGCCGCCCGGATTCTCGAACGGGAGATCGGGATTGCCCGGGAGGCCGGATTCCTCGGCCGGAACATACTGGGCAGCGGCATCGATGTCGAGATTGTGGTTCATCGCAGCGGCGGGCGCTACATCTGCGGCGAGGTGACCGCGCAGATCAATGCTCTGGAGGGTCGGCGGCCCAACCCCAAACAGCCGCCGCCCTATCCGACGGAAAAAGGGTTGTGGGGAAAACCCACCGTTCTTCAGAACGTGGAAACCCTTTGCTGTATTCCGCACATCCTCAGAAACGGCGCCCAGTGGTTCAAGGATCTGGCTTTGACGGAAAGCGGCGCCGGAACGAAGATCTTCGGGATCAGCGGCAAAGTGAATCGGCCCGGTTGCTACGAATTGCCCATGGGGGTTCGCCTCAGCGAGATCATCGAGGACTACGCCGGGGGCATGAAGAACGGCGGCGAGTTCAAGGCCTGCCTGCCCGGCGGCGCGTCCACGGGCTTTCTCACCCGGGAACACTATCATATCGAGATGGACTTCGACGCGCTCAAATCGGTCGGCAACCGACTGGGGACCGGTGCCGTCATGGTCTTTGACCGGGATACCTGCCTGGTGGCCGCCACCCTCAATCTTATCGAGTTTTTTGCCCGGGAGTCCTGCGGATGGTGCACGCCCTGCCGCGAAGGGCTCCCCTATATCCGCGAAATCCTGTGGCGTATCGAAACCGGAAAAGGCACGGCTGAAGACATTCCGGCGCTGAAGAAAATCTGTAAACATCTCTGGTATTCGTACTGTGCTTTCGCGCCGGGCGCCGTCTCGCCGGTGGAAGGGTTGCTGACCCACTTCGAGGGTGAGGTGGCGGCCCACATCAACCAGAAGAAATGCCCTTTTAGGAACAGCTGACCATCCATGCCGAAACTGACCATCGACAACAGGGAAGTGACCGTCGAACCGGGAACCAAGGTCATCGAGGCCGCGGCGCAACTGGGGATCATGATTCCCCGGTTCTGTTACCACCCCGCTCTGGGCGCCGTAGGTGCCTGCCGCGTCTGTGCCGTGAAGGTGCTCGCGGGACCGCCCCGGACGACGGGGATCCAGATGAGCTGCATGCTCGAGGCCCGGGACGACATGGTGGTGTCGACCACCGACGCGGAGGCCGTCGATTTCCGACGGCATATCATCGAATTCCTCATGCTCAACCATCCCCACGACTGCCCGGTGTGCGACGAAGGGGGCCACTGTCTCCTTCAGGACATGACGGTTTCGGGTGGACACGGCATTCGGCGATACAAAGGCAGGAAACGCACGCATGCGGACCAATACCTGGGGCCGCTGATTCAGCACGAGATGAACCGCTGCATCCAGTGCTACCGCTGCGTCCGTTTCTACCGGGAATATGCCGGCTACACGGATCTGGGCGTCATGGGCATCGGCTCGAGGGTCTATTACGGCCGGTACGAAGAGGGCGTTCTTGAAAACCCGTTCGCCGGCAATCTTGTCGACATCTGTCCTACAGGGGTCTTTACGGACAAACCCTCCCGTTACAGGGGACGCCGATGGGATTTCGAACGATCGCTTTCGGTCTGTATCAACTGCTCCCTGGGATGCCGTACGATCGTCTGTTCCCGCTACCGCGAAGTGGTCCGCCAGGAGGCCGGATTCAACCCCGACGTCAACGGCTATTTCATCTGCGACCGGGGGCGGCACGGCTTCTATTACGCGTCCGCGAAGGATCGACCCCGCAAGGCCGTGGTTGACGGGAATGCCGTACCCGCGGCGTCGGCCGCCGAGGAGGCCGGAAGACGCATCGACCGGGTTCGCAACATCCACGGCGGGCAGGCTGTTGCCTGTGTGGGGTCTCTCCGGAACAGCCTGGAAAGCCAGGGCACGCTGAAAGCCGTCTGCAAGGCCCGGGGCTGGCAAGGGCCGGTTTTCTTTGACACGGCAGATGCAGCGGCGTGCACGGCGGCCGCCGTTGCCGGTCTGAATCGGCGCACCGCCGTTGCCATGCCCCGGTTGGCGGAAGCAGACCTCATCGTGGTCCTGGGCGCCGATCCCGTGAACGAGGCCCCCATGGCGGCGTTGGCCATGCGACAGGCCGCAAGGGCCGGCGCGGCCGTCATCGTCCTTGACCCGCGGCCGACAGTGTTGCCCATGCCGTTCACACACATACCGCTGCGGCCGGAGGAGATCGGCCCTGTCTTCGCATCGGCCGTCGGTATGGGTGAGGATGCCGAACCTTTGCCGTTGGCGGCTGTTGAAAAACTGCGGGCGCTCGTGGCCGAGAGCCGGCGGCCCGTCATCGTCTGTGGAGCGGATGTTGTTCCCCCAACGCTGCCGACCATTGCCGCCGACGGCGTGTCGCACCTTCAGGATTCCGGAAAATCCGCGGGTCTGTTCTACCTGCTTTCCGGACCCAACGCCATAGGAGCGGCGCTGTTCACCGACGGTGTTCCCTCGGTGGACGACGTGGTGGCCGACATCGAAGCCGGCCGGGTTCATGCGCTGGTGGCGGTGGAGAACGATCTTTTTCACCGATATCCGGATCACCACCGCCTGAAAAAGGCCCTGGACGCTCTGGATGTTCTTGTGGTTGCAGACTACCTCGACCATCCGTTGTCGCATCGCGCCGATATTTTTCTGCCGTCGGCCACCGTTTTCGAAGCCGGCGGCATCTTCGTGAATCAGGAAGGGCGGGCTCAGCGGATTTCACCGGCATTCAAGGGGGGCACACC harbors:
- a CDS encoding complex I 51 kDa subunit family protein, translating into MYPQILLRNRKPDRIATLAEYRAGGGYEGLVRVLQQRSPAEVRQVLLDAILLGRGGAAFPAGMKMMTVAEDAPFPRYLVCNADEMEPGTFKDRVLIHADPHQLIEGMILAAYAISAEKGIIFIRPEYESAARILEREIGIAREAGFLGRNILGSGIDVEIVVHRSGGRYICGEVTAQINALEGRRPNPKQPPPYPTEKGLWGKPTVLQNVETLCCIPHILRNGAQWFKDLALTESGAGTKIFGISGKVNRPGCYELPMGVRLSEIIEDYAGGMKNGGEFKACLPGGASTGFLTREHYHIEMDFDALKSVGNRLGTGAVMVFDRDTCLVAATLNLIEFFARESCGWCTPCREGLPYIREILWRIETGKGTAEDIPALKKICKHLWYSYCAFAPGAVSPVEGLLTHFEGEVAAHINQKKCPFRNS
- the nuoG gene encoding NADH-quinone oxidoreductase subunit NuoG — encoded protein: MPKLTIDNREVTVEPGTKVIEAAAQLGIMIPRFCYHPALGAVGACRVCAVKVLAGPPRTTGIQMSCMLEARDDMVVSTTDAEAVDFRRHIIEFLMLNHPHDCPVCDEGGHCLLQDMTVSGGHGIRRYKGRKRTHADQYLGPLIQHEMNRCIQCYRCVRFYREYAGYTDLGVMGIGSRVYYGRYEEGVLENPFAGNLVDICPTGVFTDKPSRYRGRRWDFERSLSVCINCSLGCRTIVCSRYREVVRQEAGFNPDVNGYFICDRGRHGFYYASAKDRPRKAVVDGNAVPAASAAEEAGRRIDRVRNIHGGQAVACVGSLRNSLESQGTLKAVCKARGWQGPVFFDTADAAACTAAAVAGLNRRTAVAMPRLAEADLIVVLGADPVNEAPMAALAMRQAARAGAAVIVLDPRPTVLPMPFTHIPLRPEEIGPVFASAVGMGEDAEPLPLAAVEKLRALVAESRRPVIVCGADVVPPTLPTIAADGVSHLQDSGKSAGLFYLLSGPNAIGAALFTDGVPSVDDVVADIEAGRVHALVAVENDLFHRYPDHHRLKKALDALDVLVVADYLDHPLSHRADIFLPSATVFEAGGIFVNQEGRAQRISPAFKGGTPLSQITGGAHPPREFTADIPGSDAAPAWAIIAKLAGDASLDPASPGDRYPSLTVLDDCRPFPEDGILLDRTLGLSTQIPPSAASGTIAGGDDILVITTDLTFGTETLSARSACLNAAASAPSAVMHDADAGEMGLSSGDIVIIQGTSGRLSIPLRTTAEMARGVLVIPRHHRVSWQVLGKNMAGIDRKRIQKG
- the nuoE gene encoding NADH-quinone oxidoreductase subunit NuoE; this translates as MPTDAQKDSLEREIQAADHPRELAVDVMAALQDRDGYLSDAAVMETARLLGMDPVEVEELATFYTFIYREPVGRYVIHVCDSVVCWMEGSETIGGHLMGTLGIGMGETTPDGLFTLLPVCCIGYCDRAPAILVNRKAYGPLTIADLDALIDRLRNAADAPGGENPGEEE